ataactttatatttttattttacacaccAGAAGCTGAATGATTATTGTAAAATGCAAATTATGGAGTAAGTCAAATTTCTTCTAGCggaagaaatgttttcattgagaTATTTGAGGTTGTTTTATACCTCAAAAATAACATCTTAAAAGAGTCAACCAAACACCTGtagacaaatacaatttttcaacattatatatatatatatatatatatatacaatttttcaacattatatatatatatatatacaatgtttcaacattatatatataaatttaaattttgatatttaatttaattttagtttaaagttgtttttcctgttgctgGTTTAAAACGTGCtgtgaaaattattattattattacatagcCTATATAgaattatattgatatattctgcatgcaaacacatatatatattgatattttatacAGGCGATATAATCTATTTAATCCATTGTGTATAACATAGTTGTAATACCTCCCTCTGCTGGTAGACTCAATGCACTACAGCTGTCGCTCAGTGATGACGTGGATCGCGTGTGTTTTCCAGCATGGTGACCTTCTGCCTGTACCACACAGTCTGTGGTCTGTGCAAGCTGCCGGGTTCAGCTGAGCTGCAGACCCATGAGAGGTGCACGACCACACTGTGAGAGGAGTCGGTGAACTTTCTTCATGGTAAGCTCTTGTATTTAGTGGAGCTgtttatcagaatcagaatcagaatcattaTTAATGTGGAATATATCTCGATTATTATAACGACAGCTGCTTTCTAGGTTTATTTCTCTGAACGGGATCTCAGGACATTTCCTTTACTGTTATACATTCTGTTATAATCCGGAGTTATGACTCTACACATGCCCAGTGCtggatttctgtttgtgcacagaCTGGTGAGAGTTTGCACAGGCAGTCAGAGACTTGTCACACACAGGGACTCACTGGTTAAACTCACTAAAAGTAGAAGTGGGATTAGAACTTTTTTAACTGGTTCTGTGAAACATAACGATAAGGGGAGCGAGGACTCAGACCCTTCAGGCCCGAGCACCAAGCCGACACCCAGACAAGCGCTGCTGGGCAGGAGGAGACCCCTGTCCCCTCTGGAGAGGATCAGCAGCCTGCTGCCTCAGGATGCTCTGAGCCCGGAGGTGACGCAGCTCAGAGAGCAGAACCAGGAGGGAGCTGAGGACAACCCCAACACACCGGCGTCACTCACACACCGCCCACAAGAGCAGAGTGGACATCCTGAGACGGCACCTAGAGAGGATGGATCAGATGACCATCATGCATCTGGTGCCGCTGCAGAACCAAACCCTTCAGAGAGGTGCACGCCAGCCTCTCTCCCAGGGGAGAAGATGCTTGTGTCTGGGGAGCTGCTCGTCGCTGAGTATTACAAGAAAGGGTGGGTGGAGTTCAGGAAGATGTTCACTCTTCAGACTGGGACTCGCCTGCACAGCAGCTGGGGGTTTATCCCGCACGATGACATGGTCGGGCAGCCTGCGGGTCTGTTCCTGAAGTCGAGCCTGGGCGTTCCCTTCCTCATTCGGCGTGCCAGCCTGGAGGATTATGTGCTGTATATGAGGAGGGGGCCTGCCATCGCCTACCCAAAGGTATTTTTGTCGTCTTTCTCAAAATGCACGTcccattttctctgtgttttcagggtttGCACGAATAAAATGCTCCTCTCAAAGACACTGGAATATTTGAACTTTCTTGTTTCCACCAGGACGCATCCACCATGCTGCTGATGATGGACGtcacagagggagacagtgtGCTGGAGTCAGGCTCTGGATCCGGGGCcatgtctctgtttctgtccagaGCAGGTCTGTGTTCGCTAAACcatctgtttttgtctgtccaCCATTAAAGTGGAAGCGCCTTAAGAGGTTGACGCATGACAGTGAAAGTTTCATGTTTCCAGGATGTTTTTGCTGTTTCCTGAAAGAGAAACTTGTGTTGGATTAaaggaattatttttaaaaaacaagtaacGTTAGGGCTGGGAGATGCGGCCAAAAATAGTGTACTGATATTATATCGGtgattatcacgataaatgtcaaaatattgtTCTTATTCTCAGGCTTTTCAAGGTGCCTGTATTGAAGAAAGAATCCTCAGTACAAACTATTAAAATCATTTTCGTGCTCTATTCaaaagcaggtttttttttattacaatttatCACTTAGTATATGTGATGAAGGCAAGTGGTTGAGGTGAAATGTCCCATTATCTCTAGTTCTGGTTTCCTGCTGACTAACATCCAGTAAAAGGTTATCATAGTTCTGTCAGTCAAGCTGCTGGATGTGGAGCATATTCTATGTCTGTGTGGAGTGTGCAGAATGGATTTGATCACAGTTTGCTCCCGTTTTCCCCAGTTGGGTCTAAGGGCAGCGTGCTGAGTGTGGAGGTCAGGGAGGACCACCATAAGAGAGCCGTAACAAACTACAAACGCTGGAGGACGTCATGGAGCCTGCGTCGGGGGGAGGAGTGGCCCGACAACGTCCGGTTTCACACCGCTGACCTCTGCACGGCCTCCTCGCTGCTCGCTGGTCAGGCATTCCATGGGGTCAGAATGTTTACAGTATTGTAATCAACTATAGAGCATTGCATGAACTGTGGGATTTACATTAAATGACACCGGCTCACTCAGCTGATGGATTATGTCTGTTGCAGGTGGCTCTGGACCTGATGAACCCTCACCTGGTTTTACCCACTGTGATTCCACATCTGTACCCTGGAGCTGTATGTGCCATCTACCTCGCCAAGTGTGTATCTCATCATGTCTTTCTTCAGGTCTAAGAATAGAGCCTAAAAAAGGTGGAAGGCACGAGGCAGTCACGTCTTGCGCGATGTAGTTTATACAAAGTTCCTTTAAGAAACCGTTTAATATCTTAAGAAATACACTTAATATCTTTCCTCCTGTGAGTTAGCAGAGTAGATTGATACCACACATCATGTACTTGTGTACAGAGTGAttcttcagtgtgtttttatggttaactgttgtttatattattttctctaGTTACCAGTGATTGAAGAAGTTTTAATATGATTGGGTTAAAAGTAGCAGTGCCACACTCATCATACTCCATGACATGTGAAAGTACAGACttttaaaaaggcaaacaaaaaaatcctaaTGTACATTGTGAAGCTAATTTTATCTGCTCTACTTTTGGAAAATGAACAGTAAAAATCCACCTTATTTTATAGGTAGATTTGAACTGTAGCTGTCAGAGTAGAAACATGAACAAGAAAGTAAAGTACATGGACGTCACATTATGCGATTCTATTGATCCAATATTATATGTCCTCTGTGCTTTGCTCTTTTAAAGAATGTGGAATCTAGGCCCAGGTTCATAAGAGTGATCgcattgatttctttttaaaagaaataaccaAAGGAGTCTCCCACTTTTCAATTTAAGTTGAATGTCCTCTTCAAACCATTCCCATATAATCTTAATACATATTCAGTCCGTACAGATATAAACATAGTTTAGTTTGAAACAGATTTAAACAGTATAACTTTCTACAAGTGTCTAGTAGCACAGGTgtaagtgtgttttattattaatatacatTTCTTTGCTTCCTGTTTAAAATTAAAGCCAAATCAACACATTATAGTTGTTCATTTTTGTTGCTAATTGTCTCACATCTGCAGGAACAGAAGAACATTTACCTGTTTCCTGACTCTCCACCTATAACCCAGTATAACACAGGTTATTGACCTGCTGGAGGGCCTCCGCTGTATGCACCTCCCTTTGCTGTGTGAACACATCATGGAGGTTCCAGTGCGACACTGGCTGGTGGCCCCGGCCCTGCAGAAAAACGGCCAGTTCTGCACCAGGAAACCTCCTCCCCTGGATGAAGAGcccagtgaggaggaggacgaggagacgACAGATGAAACTGACAAAGGTGActttaagaaaacacagcagacgTGTAGTTGTTTGATGTGGACCctgatgttttttaacatttcctaAATTGGACATTTAACTGATGTTACAGAAGAGTTGACCACAGGTGGACGTCCAGCCTTCGGGAGTGTTCCTTACATCGCCAGACCTCACCCTGTACAATTAAGCCACACAGGTCAGATGTTATTACACTTCCACAGTCCCAATGTAAAGAGTTATAAATGATGATGACACACATAAATGGTCATTGTCTACTTTTCTATTTTCAGCGTTCCTGGTGAAACTGAGGAAGTGTGGTCAGTAGCTGGGAGTCCTGGATGAGAATGATTTAATATTCTATCCCTACTGTaaataatctgtaaaataaaacaaatgttgcgACATCAGTGTATGTGTTAGTAACAAATCTCAAAAAGACTCATTCCAGTTCAACCTTTTATTGAAAACTCAACAGACAGTGTTGTATCATTTAAGcgaaacacaaacatcacaaacacacacccaacaGAATTCCAGTACAGTGAGCGACATTGTGTGGCGAAACTTAAATTCATTCAAAAGCCCCCCTCCATCTGGTTGTCCAAAAAAGTGCTTtggtaaataaataacaaataaatatatatgtatataaatataaataaatagcagAAACTCAGTGCAGGTTAAACAAACCTTTACAATAATACTCTTTGGCGTATTACATTAATCTGACTGCAAGTTATGCAGAATATGACGACTGGAATTACACTGGCTCTTATTATTACTTGAACTGTCAACTTTGTACTGAGCAGTTGTGATGAACTCAGCACAAACTGGTAAGTTACACTTGTGATTCAGGCCTTTACTTAAGTCTTAAAGAGGAGTGAAGATAATTCACCCAACTTCTTTGTTGGTATAAAGAGGGACGTAGTAAAACTGCGGCGGGGGCGACGCTCTACTCCTCACTGATCCAGTTCATAGAGGTGTCGAGAGTAGATCCACAGGAAGACTCATCCCCTGACGGAGAGGGAAGACAGACGCATGTAGTTAGGAACACCACGCAGCCTCAGTTCTTTGTGGCATGGACTCAACAAGTCGTTTGAGATTcagctccatgttgacatgactaTCACGTCACTGCTGCAGTTGTCAGCTTCACATTTATGCTACAAATCTCCTGTTCAGCGACACCCTAAATGTGTTTGAGTCACTGGATTCACATCTGGTGACAATACTGAATTTCACTGAACCTAGAGGGATCCATTTTATTTAATACCAACGCCTCTGTAACACATCGTCCCTGACTGGTTATTGCCCGTTATCCTGATTACAGACGTGTGCAGTGTAAACAAACAGGGCAGCCAAAATGACAGACCCGAACccaaatataatttcaaagtTTTGTTCCGAACCCAGCTCAGCCCGTTGGGACATGTCTTGCTTGGGTCAAGTATCCATGCTGTCAAGCCTTTGGTCTTAAGTGCATGGTGTAAACACATTTAGGGTGTAAGTTAAGTTACCCATGGGTGTGTTTAGGGTGAAAAGGGCAATAAACCAAATCAGAGCCCCAAACATGCTTGCACCTTGGCTAACTGATATAATAATGGTGGATTAGAAAGGTAgtaagacagacacacacttctctgcagaGTAAACAGATCTGTTCATGTGCAAAGTGAAAGCACACGAGCAGaaccatcagtgtgtgtgtgacatcagtgtgttgagtgtgtgtaaatgcattGTGCATCGGTCTATGTAGGTGCATTTTATCATCACAATAAGGtgcccttaaaataacagtgaaacactgcaccactgacttCAGATCAGGCTAATGATGCAATCGCTTTGCACTCCCTCAAGATAACTATGCACCTGACCACACCTCAGTTTAAGAACGACACACACTGTGTTGAAGTGCGTTCATCTAAAACTAGCAAAGAACTAGCAAAATCTGCTTGGTGCCTGATGCCACTTTGTGTTGGGTGCTGCTGAGCCCATTGACATGGTGATGAAACCAGTTTCAGACATGATGGATTATCATGGTGGAATtagccattagaagatggtaaactgGCCATAAAGGGATGCACATGATCAGCAGCAACACTCAGATGAACCACGGCATTTACACCATGATTGATTGGTATTAAAGGGGCCACATCCACATCGCACACCATTACCCAACCACCACCAGTCTGAACTATTGACACGAGGCAGTTTGGGTCCATTCTGATGTTAAATGTGGACATTAACTAAACTCCTGAACTGTATCTGTATGATTTCATGCACTACACTGTTGCCATATGATTGTCTGACTGGATAATTGCATGAATAGGCGGGTGTACAGGTGGTCCTTAGTAAATGTATGGTGCCAGTctaaaaaaacactaaaagaaaTTGTTAAATGTCCAAATATTACCAGAagaagagagcagcagcagcagcagcctggcaAAGAGACTCCATTTCAGGGTTTATACTGGGCACACAAATGTATTCCAGTGAGGAGTCTCCCTAAGCAGACACTGGTAACAAGATACCTTTGAAAAGAAACATGGAAAATGCTCCAAATCCGAATTATAGGGGGTCATTAATATGCTGGAATAAATCCTATCCCCAAACATAACACTGATGCTCTGCGAATTGGAAGTCTGTCTCGCCGGGATATAGCACAATCTTTTCAGTTTGAATTCCTAATCCTGCTCTGTGAAATTCGTCACAGGTGTAATCCACCTGAATCACatcgacacacacagactccctGAAATAGGAGGTGGAAATGTTTCCACTCGTTCTCGTCCAGGGCtccatttccaaataaaaaaaaaaaatgatttccatAGAAATGTCTCTTTAGCAGCAGCTACAAgtttaaagaacaaaaactgTGTAATGGTTGGAATTGCatgttgtgaaaaaaacaaagcttaatGTGCAGTTAATAGTCTAAAGTTACTGGGGGCAAGTAAGTTTCAGACAGTAAAGCCTGATTGATAATAAGGCTGCTGGAGACAGATGCTCCCTTAAACTCATATTAAAACCTGAAAGCCAGTGGTGACGATTTCATGAAGATGTGCATCATCAACTCTGAGTgtcattctgtcattttattattttgctttaGTTATTCAACCTCGTCTACTCTGTGAAAGTGTGTGGCAAACAACATTCAGCTGCTCCATTAAAACGTAAGAGAAAGGTGTAGTTTATGGCTCCTGCAGGTTCTGGAGCCTTTTAACTTTCCACAGTTTGAGCTGGGGGGAGATactttttaatcattatttccACTTTAAGGTACTTCCAAAGAGCTTCCTGAATCTAAATGGTATTTTTGTCCCATTGACCAGCAGTGGGCTCTATCTTTAAAAGGTATTTTTGTGATCCCAGAGATCCAACTTTTATCGAACTGTATGAAATATATCTGTTTGCCTGgtgaaaaaacaatatttgaataCGATGTTTCAGACTGGGTCAGCCTCTGCCAAgtaacaggaaaagaaaataatcttaGGCCTTTTACCTTAAAAGGTTTAATGTTGGTAATTTATTTATCGTATTATGTATATGCCTATTTCAATATCTCATACATAATGTacaaatactgtataaatacttttattgaattaaaattGTTTGACTAATCATGGTAGGATGTATCAGTTACATAGCCTGCTCTTCCTAGCTTTTCCAGGATATAGGGTTTGCTATGTGACTGAATAATGGAATAACCTACATAGTACTGAGGTCACAATCAGGGCTTCGTCAGTGTGCGACTATGTCCTGATTTTAGAGGTTGGAGGAGAAGCACATCTGGATTAGTGATACCTACTAGGAACCCCCtcagcacagcagcaggaggaaggcTGGACGTGGCTTTTAGTCTCTGCCGCCTTCCTGCCAGAGGCTGCAGCCCTGAGCGGGGTGGTCTCCAAAGTCAGCAAGGCCGTGAACGGGTCTGGATAGGTGGCGTCGGGGCTCTGTGCAGGAGATCCTCCGTTGGGATGGGAGGAGCCCAGGTCCTGGTCTAACCTGGTGCTGTGGTGACAGAGGACACAGGTGACTGGGGAGGCGAAGGGTCCACGGGGGATACTGATGTTGACTCTGTCACTGTACTGTCGCTGGGCTCCGCTGTGGTGCTCTGATCGCTCCCGCTGCCACACAAAGTGAGCGGGCACAATGGCCATCACCTAACaaggtaagagagagagagagagagacgcagacaAAGAAATATATGAATTCAGAAACAAAAATACCCctgcaaaaaacacaacatagatCAAATATCTGGCATTAAcccaaagaaataaatattgcCCTGTCCAGCAAAAACAAGACCCTTAAAAAGAATTCACCGGGAAACACCATTTATCAGTCTCCTCGGGCAATTTCACTTGTGTGCACCTCTTCGCAGCAGCGCCTGCTGACAGCCGCTCTGTACTCGATGCGAACCCACAGCTTGTCTCGCTGCTTGAGGAAGCGGGGAAACTGCATCCTCCAGCTCTTGCCCAGCGCCCATGGAAAAATCTCGTACTTgccctcttcctcgtcctcctccatgGTGTTGGCAAGATACCTAGAGATGGAGCAAATGAGCTGGTTTCATTCCTGCCAGCAAATCAGCCATGAGGGGTCAAAATAAGCGGCGCAAAGCGTTTGCTTATCCTCCAAAACTTACAGTGCGATGAAAAAGTTCTTCCTGGTGTACTCGGCAATAGTGAAGCGGGCCCTTTTGAAGTACACAAAGGTCATGGCTAGAAGGTACTGATGAAttggagagagacagattggGAGTCAGTACACAGTGAGCAACGTATAGCTTCGGAAAGAATTTGAAGCCAAATAACTGCTCCTGCCTTGTCTGTCAGTTTGCGGCAGCAGTCCGTCCACAGGAAGTCTTGAATGAGGTCATCGTCTGTAAAcagattcatttttaaaatcagcTTTTTAAAGTACGATTAATCACTTGGACTTTAAAGATGTCATTTATCTAATCACTATTTACCAAAAAGTCTGAAGTATGACGCCATTTCCTGACGCTGGACGACAATAGCTGGAGCCAAGTTGACTCTGGCCTTACGCGTCCCATCCTGCAGCCGGCTCGGCGTGCTCTTCCCGGAGGGGCCCTGGGCGTCTTGGCCGTTGGCTCTTTTCAACCGAAGACCTCTCCTGATTTGGAGAGTGTGAGCGCTGTTGGGTTTGACCCGGACGGTTACTGAGGGAGGGGTCTGGcaacacctgtgtgtgtgcttcattgCACTGCAGTGTAGAgcagcggaggaagaggaggggtgaGGTCTGTTCTGagaggggatgagaggagaggtcGATGACAAATGAGCAAACAACATGAAGGGCTTAGATGAAAAACCCCACAGGTCCCTCATATTAGTTGTGTAGCATAACACAAAGTACAGTTACGTCCatcaaggttatgttttcgtccccgtctgtttgtgtgctcgTTAGTTTTTAAGcaagacaacacaaaaacaactgatttccagga
The sequence above is drawn from the Hippoglossus hippoglossus isolate fHipHip1 chromosome 22, fHipHip1.pri, whole genome shotgun sequence genome and encodes:
- the trmt61b gene encoding tRNA (adenine(58)-N(1))-methyltransferase, mitochondrial, with protein sequence MTLHMPSAGFLFVHRLVRVCTGSQRLVTHRDSLVKLTKSRSGIRTFLTGSVKHNDKGSEDSDPSGPSTKPTPRQALLGRRRPLSPLERISSLLPQDALSPEVTQLREQNQEGAEDNPNTPASLTHRPQEQSGHPETAPREDGSDDHHASGAAAEPNPSERCTPASLPGEKMLVSGELLVAEYYKKGWVEFRKMFTLQTGTRLHSSWGFIPHDDMVGQPAGLFLKSSLGVPFLIRRASLEDYVLYMRRGPAIAYPKDASTMLLMMDVTEGDSVLESGSGSGAMSLFLSRAVGSKGSVLSVEVREDHHKRAVTNYKRWRTSWSLRRGEEWPDNVRFHTADLCTASSLLAGQAFHGVALDLMNPHLVLPTVIPHLYPGAVCAIYLANITQVIDLLEGLRCMHLPLLCEHIMEVPVRHWLVAPALQKNGQFCTRKPPPLDEEPSEEEDEETTDETDKEELTTGGRPAFGSVPYIARPHPVQLSHTAFLVKLRKCGQ
- the spdya gene encoding speedy protein A isoform X2 — encoded protein: MKHTHRCCQTPPSVTVRVKPNSAHTLQIRRGLRLKRANGQDAQGPSGKSTPSRLQDGTRKARVNLAPAIVVQRQEMASYFRLFDDDLIQDFLWTDCCRKLTDKYLLAMTFVYFKRARFTIAEYTRKNFFIALYLANTMEEDEEEGKYEIFPWALGKSWRMQFPRFLKQRDKLWVRIEYRAAVSRRCCEEVMAIVPAHFVWQRERSEHHSGAQRQYSDRVNISIPRGPFASPVTCVLCHHSTRLDQDLGSSHPNGGSPAQSPDATYPDPFTALLTLETTPLRAAASGRKAAETKSHVQPSSCCCAEGVPRDESSCGSTLDTSMNWISEE
- the spdya gene encoding speedy protein A isoform X1, with translation MKHTHRCCQTPPSVTVRVKPNSAHTLQIRRGLRLKRANGQDAQGPSGKSTPSRLQDGTRKARVNLAPAIVVQRQEMASYFRLFDDDLIQDFLWTDCCRKLTDKYLLAMTFVYFKRARFTIAEYTRKNFFIALYLANTMEEDEEEGKYEIFPWALGKSWRMQFPRFLKQRDKLWVRIEYRAAVSRRCCEEVMAIVPAHFVWQRERSEHHSGAQRQYSDRVNISIPRGPFASPVTCVLCHHSTRLDQDLGSSHPNGGSPAQSPDATYPDPFTALLTLETTPLRAAASGRKAAETKSHVQPSSCCCAEGVPSRG